The following nucleotide sequence is from Candidatus Methanosuratincola sp..
ACAGTCTTTGGTGTTGCCTACAAGGGTAATGTGGACGACTCGAGAGAGAGCCCGGCTACGAAGCTGATAAGACTGGCTGAAAACGACAAATTCGAGGTCCGCGTATACGACCCGGTGGTTAAGGAATACTGCTATCCTCTATCGGATCTGCGTGAGGCAGTCGAAAACAGCGACTTGATCATTCTGATAACCGACCATGATGCCTTTATGGACGTTGACCCAGGGGAGGTTGCACCGCTTATGCGGAACAGGAACCTGATGGATACTAGAAATCTCCTTGATCACCAGCGGTGGCGGGATGCTGGATTCAATGTTTATGTGCTAGGCGTAGGCAGGGATGAAGATGTATGACCTGTGGATAGACATCTCAAATACCCCGCAGGTACACATGGCGAAGGCAATCGCTGACGGCATGCGAGGTCGGAGCATATTCATAACAGGGTTCAGGCGGGGCGAAACAGAGGAGTTGATGAAAATATATGGGCTGCAGGGGAGAGTCTTCGGCTCGGACAAATACAACCCAGCCATGAAATCCTTCGCGTTCGCTTACAGGACGTTCGCCTGTTTTCTAGTTGCGCCGGACGCGAACAACCTGTTGAGTTTTGAAAATGCCATCCCTATACCTTCAGCCAAAGCAAGGGGCATGACGACGATACTGATGCTCGACAACGACATAAAGTACAAAGGAGACCGCCCTTTATTCCAACGGATAGAAAACAGGATCAAGGAATCGTGCGATTATGTGATTGTCCCGGAAGTCGCCAAAAAATCCTTTTCGACCCATTTTGATAATGTTCTTACATATCCTGGCTTCAAGGAACAGATCTATCTTGCGGATTTCGTGCCCGATCCGAACTTCACCGAAAGTCTGCCTTTTGATGAGTATGTTGTGGTTAGACCCGAGTCCTTGACCTCACTCTATGTTATGGGCAACAAGTCCATCGTTCCAGAGCTTTGCAGGCTCCTCAAGAGGGAGAATTTCAATGTGGTCTACCTGCCGAGAAACCGCGAGGAGGGCGCTATTGTCAAGGGGGTGGATGTATATGTGCCGCCAAGGGCGCTAGATGGCCTCAACTTGGTGTACCACGCGGATGCAGTTCTGACCGGTTCGGGCACAATGGCGCGGGAGGCGGCAGTACTCGGCGTCCCTGCCGTTTCTTTCTTTCCTGGTAGCGAGCTACTGGCAGTCGATAGAGAGCTGATAGGGAAAAATCTACTTTTTCACTCTAGGGATACAGCGCGCATTCTAGAATATCTTCTAAGACACTCAAGAAACTCGGAATTAAGTAGATTTGACAGGTTGATAGTTGCCAACAAAATAAAAACCTATGTTCTGGACATATTAAATAAAATAATTTAATGAATTTATTGTTGAATAATATGATAAAAAAAAGTGATGTTCTATCTTCATCGATGAAGTTATGGAATTGGATAAAACGGGAAAATTACTCAGGATACGACCCATATGATGGGCTCAGCGGAAAAATGAGTCTTTTCTCTGACAAAAAACTTTTGAATTTGTTGTTGTTGCAAATGAATCTGTATTCTCCAGTTAACCTAAGACCAATGCTTGGTATAAAAAAGGGTCGGTCGAATAAATGTTTGGCTCTTCTAGCGAGAGCGAACCTGATTTTATACGAGGTTACTAAAAGAAGTGAATTTCGAAATGAAGCTGAACTATTGCTTGACAACCTAATTAACGCAAATCTCTCAAAAACTCAAGGTGAATTTTCTTGTTCGAGTTATTACTTCAAGTACGTTGCCCCGCGGCATCTTTTAGACCCAACAGTCCCGGACATCGTGTGTTTGACCGAGTCCATTAAATCATTCATTAAAGCCTTCCAAACCCTTAAAAATGAATTATATCTTGAGAAAGCAGAAGAGGCCCTCGGGTTTCTTACTTCAAATTTGCTTGCGGCTGACAACGGCGTCTATCATTTTAAATATACTCCCCGTGAAAGGGGAAAAATTGTCATTAACGTGTCCGCGTTGGCTTTAGAGGCGATTTCTCGATATTTGGATGTAGTCTACAGAAAAGATCTGTACGAGCTGGGGGTTAATGTGGCCAAATTAATTTTAAAATACCAAAGAAAGGATGGCGCATGGCCTTACTCTGTTTATTCAGGCGGACATCTTTACTGGCAAATTGATTACCACCAGGGATTCATTATAGACGGACTCGCGAGTTTTAAAAAATATTATGATGCGTTTGAAATAAAATATGCAATAAATAATGGCGTTGAATTTTATAAAAAACTGTTTATTGACGGTTGCAAGTCTTATTACAGATACCCAATAAAATATCCAATAGATATCCATAATCAGGCGCAGGGCATAATCACGTTTTCAAAACTATTTCTAGAAAATTATTCAGCCTCGTACATTGACATGTCAAAGGAAATAGCTCATTGGACTATCAAAAATATGCAGAACCCTATTGGATATTTCTATCACCAGCGATGGCCGCTGTTTGTGAACACGATTCCTTATATACGTTGGGGGCAGGCATGGATGTTGTTGGCTCTTAGCGTCCTTTTAAAGGCAATTTGCAAAAATTAATTCCATGAAAAATCGTTTATTAACTTCAATTTACTACAATTCACCAGAATTTCTTCAGAATTTAGGGGTTAACTTATACGAGTTTACAGGAACTTGGTTGAATACAAAAAGCCATCTTTATAGAGTTCTGTCACATCAGCTTAAAATTAGTGAAAAATGGAGTAAAAAAGAATTTAAAATATATCAAACTAAATACATAAAATGTATGATCAATTATGCGTATAGAAACGTCCCATTTTATTATAGAATTTATAAACAAAATAATATTGATATATCAAATATAAATAATATTGATGATATAAAAAAATTACCTATAATAAATAAAGAACAAATCAGAGATAACGTCGAAGTGTTTAGCAAAAATAAAGAGAACTATGTAAAAACTCATACGTCTGGTACAACTGGAAAACCCTTGCATCTCAGAGTTTCTAAATATGCTTACCTATTGCAACTTGCAGCTGCTTATCATGGAAGACGATATCCTTGGGCCAACTATAATGGGGGAATGACCGCTAGGTTTGTTGGGGATGCCCCGACAATGAACGAAAAAAA
It contains:
- a CDS encoding DUF354 domain-containing protein, yielding MYDLWIDISNTPQVHMAKAIADGMRGRSIFITGFRRGETEELMKIYGLQGRVFGSDKYNPAMKSFAFAYRTFACFLVAPDANNLLSFENAIPIPSAKARGMTTILMLDNDIKYKGDRPLFQRIENRIKESCDYVIVPEVAKKSFSTHFDNVLTYPGFKEQIYLADFVPDPNFTESLPFDEYVVVRPESLTSLYVMGNKSIVPELCRLLKRENFNVVYLPRNREEGAIVKGVDVYVPPRALDGLNLVYHADAVLTGSGTMAREAAVLGVPAVSFFPGSELLAVDRELIGKNLLFHSRDTARILEYLLRHSRNSELSRFDRLIVANKIKTYVLDILNKII